Part of the Fibrobacterota bacterium genome is shown below.
AGCCGCGCGCCTCCGCGAGGATGCGGTTGCGGACCTCGTTCTCGGTGTGCACGCTGGTGTCGGCTGGGGCGGACATAATCAGGAAACCCTGGAAACTCCTTAAGTGTCTGGAGTTTCCAAACTAATCATTGTCCTGTCAATTTGACAAGGGGGTTTCGCGCACCGGGCCGTTTCCGGGGGCGTTTCCAAATAGGTAGCAAAGCCAGATTTGCTGGTCAGCGGCCCGGCGCTAATTAGGGAGCATGGCCCGATTCCGGTTACTGACCGAGAGGTAACCGGTAATTTCCCGCCGCTCAATCTCCAGAAGAGGTAATTTCTCCCCCACTCCCCCCAGAAAGGCAAGCCATGTCCAGCTATTATCTCTCTGAAGATTTGGCCCGATTCGGTGAAATGGCCAAGACCCAGCCGGGACTGTTCGATCTGTTCATGAAATGGTACGGGGCCGCGATGGAGCCCGGCGCCTTGGACGGGCGGACCAAAAAGCTGATCGCCCTGGCGGTCGCATTCGCGATCCAAGAGCCCTACTGCATCGACTCCTACGCGGGCCAATGCGCCGAAGCGGGCATTTCCCCGGAAGAAATGGCGGAAGCGGTGAACGTGGCGGCTTCCATCCGGGGCGGCGGGACCATCGCCCATTGGGCGCAGGTGGGAAATACCCTGGCCCGTAAGGGCTGAGGCCGCATGGGCAAGCGCCTGATCGTGATCGGGGCCGGCCCCATGGGCCTGTACGCCGCCTTCCTGGCCGCGCGACGAAACCTGGACGTAACCGTTTTGGAACGGGATCGTATCGGCGCCTCCCTGCTGGGCTGGGGCCCTACGCGCTTGTTCTCGCCCTTATCCATGAATGCGCCCGCGGCCGTGCTGCAGGCCTTGCCGGGACTGCCGGCCGGGGACGCCCTCTTGACCGGGCCCGAAATGGTCGAACGCGTGCTCCTTCCCTTGTCCCGCCATCCGCTCCTATACGATCGCGTGAAGACGGGCCGGCGCGTGCTGGCGATTGGCCGCGCGGGGATGCGTCGTCTCGACTTCGCCGGCCATCCCGTGCGTCAGGAAAAACCTTTCCGCTTACTGGTGGAGGACGACGCGGGCGAGCGGATGATGGAAGCGGATTTCGTTTTCGACGCCGGCGGTAGCACGACTCCTGGCGCGGCCGGAGCGGGGGGAATGCCCGCCGTGGGGGAAAGGGCCGTCGAGGGCCGCATCCTACGGAGCCTGGGATCGCTGGAGGCTTTTCTCGCGGATGCGCCCCGCGGGAGGCTCCTCCTTATCGGCCATGGGCATTCGGCCGCCCAGGCCATGGTCCTCCTGTCCGCTGCTGTCCATTCCCGGGGTAACTTGCAAGTGACCTGGGCTTTCCGCTCCCGCCACCGCCGTCCCATACCGGAAGTGGCCGAGGATCCGCTGCCGGCGCGCGCGGCCGTGGCGGCCGCCGCCAACGATCTGGCCGCCGCGCCGCCGCCGGGCCTGGAAGTGCGCCGCGGGGTTTCCTTGAGCGCCTTGGAACGCATAACCGGTTCGGGTCGATCTGAAGCTCGATCTAGGGATCGGTCCGGGGAGCGATCCGGAGAAGGATCCGGAAACCGGTCCGGGGAGCGGCTAGAAGCCGCCTTCACCGCCGGCCC
Proteins encoded:
- a CDS encoding carboxymuconolactone decarboxylase family protein yields the protein MSSYYLSEDLARFGEMAKTQPGLFDLFMKWYGAAMEPGALDGRTKKLIALAVAFAIQEPYCIDSYAGQCAEAGISPEEMAEAVNVAASIRGGGTIAHWAQVGNTLARKG
- a CDS encoding NAD(P)-binding protein, coding for MGKRLIVIGAGPMGLYAAFLAARRNLDVTVLERDRIGASLLGWGPTRLFSPLSMNAPAAVLQALPGLPAGDALLTGPEMVERVLLPLSRHPLLYDRVKTGRRVLAIGRAGMRRLDFAGHPVRQEKPFRLLVEDDAGERMMEADFVFDAGGSTTPGAAGAGGMPAVGERAVEGRILRSLGSLEAFLADAPRGRLLLIGHGHSAAQAMVLLSAAVHSRGNLQVTWAFRSRHRRPIPEVAEDPLPARAAVAAAANDLAAAPPPGLEVRRGVSLSALERITGSGRSEARSRDRSGERSGEGSGNRSGERLEAAFTAGPSLEVDTVAAFTGYRPDLTYLSELALDLSPVSEGTRRLHAVLAGASDCLSVPAPQAADLDSGEAGLFLIGAKSYGRSNAFLLRDGIRHVESILGRIA